The proteins below are encoded in one region of Aeromonas veronii:
- a CDS encoding universal stress protein yields the protein MPSIKSLLCPVDFSEMSKAVLDYAVFMAQTHQAELKLIHVVDQLHGFDSYKILHMTAIEITHEMERQAKSQLKELVATLPIPATFEVRFGRAADEIVQQAKEDKVNMVIMGSHGRSGISHLLVGSVAESVVRHAPCPVLVVR from the coding sequence ATGCCATCCATCAAATCGCTACTCTGCCCCGTCGACTTCTCCGAGATGTCCAAGGCCGTGCTCGACTATGCGGTCTTCATGGCCCAGACCCATCAGGCCGAGCTCAAGCTGATCCACGTGGTGGACCAACTGCACGGTTTCGACAGCTACAAGATCCTGCACATGACCGCCATCGAGATCACCCACGAGATGGAGCGCCAGGCCAAGAGCCAACTCAAGGAGCTGGTTGCCACCCTGCCCATCCCCGCCACCTTCGAAGTGCGCTTCGGCCGTGCCGCCGACGAGATAGTGCAGCAGGCGAAGGAGGACAAGGTGAATATGGTGATCATGGGCAGCCACGGGCGCTCCGGCATCAGCCACCTGCTGGTCGGCAGTGTCGCCGAATCCGTGGTACGCCACGCCCCCTGCCCGGTGCTGGTGGTGCGTTAA
- a CDS encoding murein L,D-transpeptidase catalytic domain family protein, with the protein MKQTSWMTRLGWLWMSLPLLLGALCFSGASQASWDQDLYRQLGLAGKLDKQVFRKALSGYQSVRHKRKPILTIIDYSKPSNQRRLFVIDVKRHKLLYHTWVSHGRNSGELAARQFSNQLNSRQSSLGVYRTAETYQGKHGYSLRLDGLSPGKNSNARKRAIVVHGADYASPRHLQKYDKLGRSWGCPALPREQSRAIIDIIKGGSVIYAHG; encoded by the coding sequence ATGAAACAGACAAGCTGGATGACACGGCTGGGCTGGCTCTGGATGAGCCTGCCGTTGCTGCTGGGGGCACTCTGCTTCAGTGGTGCCAGTCAGGCGAGCTGGGATCAGGATCTCTATCGTCAACTGGGTCTGGCGGGCAAGCTCGACAAACAGGTGTTTCGCAAGGCACTCAGCGGCTATCAAAGCGTGCGTCACAAGCGAAAGCCCATTCTCACCATCATCGATTACAGCAAACCCTCGAATCAGCGCCGGCTGTTCGTCATCGACGTCAAGCGCCACAAGCTGCTCTACCACACCTGGGTCAGTCATGGCCGCAACTCCGGCGAGCTGGCGGCACGCCAGTTCTCCAATCAGCTCAACTCAAGGCAGAGTTCCCTCGGGGTCTATCGCACGGCGGAGACCTACCAGGGCAAGCACGGTTACTCCCTGCGTCTCGATGGCTTGAGCCCCGGCAAGAACAGCAATGCCCGCAAGCGCGCCATCGTGGTGCACGGGGCGGATTACGCGAGTCCGCGGCACCTGCAAAAATATGACAAGCTGGGTCGCAGCTGGGGTTGCCCCGCCCTGCCGAGGGAGCAGTCCAGAGCCATCATCGACATCATCAAGGGGGGGAGCGTCATCTACGCTCACGGCTGA
- a CDS encoding glutamate-5-semialdehyde dehydrogenase → MSLEKMGQAAREAAYQLATISTAQKNRALAAIADELEARSPQILAANEKDIAAGRDAGLSEAMLDRLLLNPARLAGIVADVRKVITLDDPVGAEIDNRVLENGLRLSRRRVPIGVIGVIYEARPNVTIDIASLCLKTGNASILRGGRETFHSNLELVRVIQSALTASGLPGDAVQYIDNPDRALVGELLRLDRYVDMIIPRGGAGLHKMCKENSSIPVIIGGFGISHIFVDESADLTRALAVIDNAKVQRPSACNALDTLLVHEKVAVELLPRLAGLMNERKVTLVATPESLPLLVEADNLSAAAAEDFDTEWLGLTLGVKLVADVNEALAHMREHNAGHSDAILTNNLANAERFVNGAGSAAVYVNASTRFTDGGQFGLGAEVAVSTQMLHARGPMGLTELTSYKWVGVADYLSRA, encoded by the coding sequence ATGAGTCTGGAGAAAATGGGGCAGGCCGCCCGCGAAGCCGCCTACCAGCTGGCTACCATCAGCACGGCGCAGAAGAACCGGGCACTGGCCGCCATCGCCGACGAACTGGAAGCGCGCAGCCCCCAGATCCTGGCCGCCAACGAGAAAGACATCGCGGCGGGCCGGGATGCGGGTCTCTCCGAGGCTATGCTGGATCGGCTGCTGCTCAACCCGGCACGCCTCGCTGGCATAGTCGCGGATGTGCGCAAGGTGATCACGCTGGATGATCCGGTCGGTGCCGAAATAGACAACCGGGTGCTGGAGAACGGCCTGCGCCTCTCTCGTCGCCGGGTGCCGATCGGTGTCATCGGTGTCATCTACGAGGCACGCCCCAATGTCACCATCGACATCGCCAGCCTCTGCCTCAAGACCGGCAACGCCAGCATACTGCGCGGCGGTCGGGAAACGTTCCACTCCAACCTGGAGCTGGTGCGGGTGATCCAGTCCGCGCTGACGGCCTCCGGCCTGCCCGGTGACGCGGTGCAATACATCGACAATCCGGATCGTGCCCTAGTGGGTGAGCTGCTGCGCCTCGATCGCTACGTGGACATGATCATCCCCCGCGGCGGCGCCGGCCTGCACAAGATGTGCAAGGAGAACAGCTCCATCCCCGTCATCATCGGTGGCTTCGGCATCAGCCATATCTTCGTGGACGAGAGCGCGGATCTGACCCGGGCCCTCGCGGTCATCGACAACGCCAAGGTGCAGCGCCCCTCCGCCTGCAACGCCCTCGATACCCTGCTGGTCCATGAGAAGGTGGCGGTTGAGTTGTTGCCACGACTAGCCGGGCTGATGAACGAGCGCAAGGTGACCTTGGTGGCGACCCCGGAATCCTTGCCGCTGCTGGTGGAGGCCGACAACCTGAGCGCCGCGGCCGCAGAGGATTTCGATACCGAGTGGCTGGGGCTGACCCTGGGCGTCAAGCTGGTGGCGGATGTGAACGAGGCGCTTGCCCACATGCGCGAGCACAATGCCGGCCACTCCGACGCCATCCTGACCAACAATCTGGCGAACGCCGAGCGTTTCGTCAACGGTGCAGGGTCGGCGGCGGTCTATGTCAATGCCTCCACCCGTTTCACCGATGGTGGCCAGTTCGGCCTCGGTGCCGAGGTGGCGGTCTCGACCCAGATGTTGCACGCCCGTGGCCCCATGGGGCTGACCGAACTCACTAGCTACAAATGGGTCGGGGTGGCGGATTACCTGAGCCGCGCCTGA
- the proB gene encoding glutamate 5-kinase, which translates to MENRTIVVKLGTSVLTGGSARLNRAHMVELVRQCAALHRDGHRVVMVTSGAIAAGREHLGHPPLAPTLPNKQMLAAVGQTQLIRVWQDLFNLYGLHIGQMLLTRADLEDRERYLNARDTLRTLLDHRIIPVINENDAVATAEIKVGDNDNLSARAAILADADLLILLTDQKGLFTADPRSNPDAQLIEEVQTIDDTLRKLAGDSVSGLGTGGMATKLQAADVARRAGVNVVIATGQIPEVVGRLAKGERVGTLFPALASPLEGRKSWILAGPPPHGEVQVDQGAVAAMQEKGSSLLPKGIIAVKGDFARGEVVRILDPKGSELARGICRYDHIELDKLRGVHSDQIEQVLGYGYGAVAIHRDDMVLL; encoded by the coding sequence ATGGAAAACAGAACCATAGTCGTCAAACTGGGCACCAGTGTGCTCACCGGGGGATCAGCCCGCCTCAACCGTGCCCACATGGTCGAGTTGGTCAGACAGTGTGCCGCGTTGCACCGTGATGGCCATCGCGTCGTCATGGTCACCTCCGGGGCCATCGCTGCCGGTCGTGAACACCTTGGCCACCCTCCCTTGGCGCCGACCCTGCCCAACAAGCAGATGCTGGCGGCCGTTGGCCAGACCCAGCTCATCCGGGTGTGGCAAGACTTGTTCAATCTCTATGGGCTGCATATCGGCCAGATGTTGCTGACCCGCGCCGATCTGGAAGACAGGGAGCGCTATCTCAATGCCCGCGACACCCTGCGCACCCTGCTCGATCACCGCATCATCCCCGTCATCAACGAGAACGACGCAGTGGCCACCGCCGAGATCAAGGTGGGGGACAACGACAACCTCTCCGCCCGCGCCGCCATCTTGGCGGATGCGGACTTGCTGATCCTGCTCACGGATCAGAAAGGGCTCTTCACCGCCGATCCCCGCAGCAATCCGGATGCCCAGCTCATCGAAGAGGTGCAGACCATAGACGACACCCTGCGCAAGCTGGCCGGTGACAGCGTCAGCGGCCTGGGAACGGGCGGCATGGCCACCAAGCTGCAGGCGGCCGACGTGGCGCGCCGGGCCGGGGTCAACGTGGTGATCGCCACCGGCCAGATCCCGGAAGTGGTTGGCCGTCTGGCCAAGGGGGAGCGGGTCGGCACCTTGTTCCCGGCCCTGGCATCCCCGCTGGAGGGACGCAAGAGCTGGATCTTGGCAGGCCCGCCCCCCCACGGCGAGGTACAGGTGGATCAGGGGGCCGTCGCCGCCATGCAGGAGAAAGGATCCAGCCTGCTGCCCAAGGGCATCATAGCGGTGAAAGGGGACTTCGCCCGGGGCGAGGTGGTACGCATTCTCGACCCCAAAGGGAGCGAGCTGGCACGGGGTATCTGCCGTTATGATCACATCGAGCTGGACAAGTTGCGCGGCGTGCATTCGGATCAGATAGAACAGGTATTGGGTTACGGCTATGGCGCCGTGGCCATTCACCGCGACGATATGGTACTGCTGTAA
- the crl gene encoding sigma factor-binding protein Crl: protein MSERVTYKRLLRQFAAIGPYLREDLCEEGHYRFDCLSVCVSAKPAPDKREFWGWWLVLEQDDHHFSYHYQVGFYNADGEWIDKPLPKKHQAEVERTLNHFYKLISGKLATLECKLSPAEQVTNELSVTAA from the coding sequence ATGTCAGAGAGAGTGACCTACAAGCGCTTGCTGCGGCAATTCGCCGCCATTGGCCCCTATCTGCGCGAAGATCTGTGCGAAGAGGGGCACTACCGCTTCGACTGTCTGTCGGTCTGCGTCAGCGCCAAACCGGCGCCGGACAAACGGGAGTTCTGGGGCTGGTGGCTGGTGCTGGAGCAGGACGATCACCACTTCAGCTATCACTACCAGGTCGGTTTCTACAACGCGGACGGGGAGTGGATAGACAAGCCGCTGCCCAAGAAGCATCAGGCGGAGGTGGAGCGTACCCTCAACCACTTCTACAAGCTCATCAGTGGCAAACTTGCCACCCTGGAGTGCAAGCTCTCGCCTGCCGAGCAGGTGACCAATGAGCTGAGTGTCACCGCCGCCTGA
- the frsA gene encoding esterase FrsA, whose amino-acid sequence MEPSNDTNLTEKLFTRVKKVLETSEISNSSPVEEHDSALAESFIDGALSPHWYRLLRRPTWAWQGADPVEVEQTLAHIAMGQGERSHERFLDTIKGYVPGNWVYEWSQLGGRYFNQGREQASQGEREAALKNLLKAVRYYSIASYPHLKHDELADQAQLLGNMAYREAGRLFKVPLKELQVPFRGKTIQGYLHLPTTEKPVPLVIVSGGIDSLQVDFLSFYFKCLEPHGIGMLSLDMPGTGYAEHWPLVQDTSRLHQAVLHHLAEVAWVDHQRIAMVGFRLAGNVAARLAYIEPFKLRTVVCIGAGINQVFTNQEMFARCPRMMRDGLANRLGADAAQWDLLRTKCQVFSLKTQGLLGSRTSVPILSIGHKRDFICPEQDVRALASASRNGKAVVFDKQPLLEVYDEALKETVDWLKKHLCT is encoded by the coding sequence TTGGAACCAAGCAACGATACCAACCTGACGGAAAAGCTGTTCACCCGGGTCAAAAAGGTATTGGAAACCTCCGAGATATCCAACTCCAGCCCGGTCGAAGAGCACGACAGCGCCCTGGCCGAGAGTTTCATCGACGGTGCCCTCTCGCCCCACTGGTATAGGCTGCTGCGCCGACCGACCTGGGCCTGGCAGGGCGCGGATCCGGTGGAGGTGGAGCAGACGCTCGCCCACATCGCCATGGGGCAGGGGGAGCGCAGCCACGAGCGGTTCCTCGATACCATCAAGGGCTATGTGCCCGGCAACTGGGTGTACGAGTGGAGTCAGCTGGGTGGTCGTTACTTCAATCAGGGGCGTGAGCAGGCGAGTCAGGGGGAGCGGGAAGCCGCCCTGAAGAATTTGCTCAAGGCGGTGCGTTACTACTCCATCGCCAGTTATCCCCATCTCAAGCACGACGAACTGGCGGATCAGGCGCAGTTGCTCGGCAACATGGCGTACCGCGAGGCGGGACGCCTGTTCAAGGTCCCTCTCAAGGAGTTGCAGGTGCCGTTTCGGGGCAAGACCATCCAGGGGTATCTGCACCTGCCGACCACAGAGAAACCCGTGCCCCTGGTCATCGTCAGCGGCGGCATCGACTCGTTGCAGGTGGATTTTCTCAGCTTCTACTTCAAATGCCTCGAGCCCCACGGCATCGGCATGCTCTCTCTGGACATGCCGGGCACCGGCTATGCCGAACACTGGCCCCTGGTGCAGGACACCAGCCGGTTGCATCAGGCGGTGCTGCACCATCTGGCCGAGGTGGCCTGGGTGGATCATCAGCGGATCGCCATGGTGGGATTCCGGCTGGCGGGCAATGTGGCGGCGCGCCTTGCCTATATAGAGCCGTTCAAGCTGCGGACCGTGGTCTGCATCGGCGCAGGCATCAATCAGGTGTTCACCAACCAGGAGATGTTTGCCCGCTGCCCGCGCATGATGCGCGACGGTCTGGCAAACCGGCTGGGGGCCGACGCGGCCCAGTGGGATCTGCTGCGCACCAAGTGTCAGGTCTTCTCCCTCAAGACGCAGGGTCTGCTGGGGAGCCGGACCTCTGTGCCGATATTGAGTATCGGGCACAAGCGAGATTTTATTTGTCCCGAGCAGGATGTCCGGGCATTGGCCTCCGCCAGCCGCAATGGCAAGGCGGTGGTGTTTGACAAACAGCCTCTGCTAGAGGTCTATGACGAGGCGTTGAAAGAGACGGTTGATTGGCTCAAGAAGCACCTATGTACATGA
- the gpt gene encoding xanthine phosphoribosyltransferase, translated as MPKKFYVSWDNLQREARRLARRQLPVSQWKGIIAVSRGGLVPAALMARELGIRNVETLCISSYDHNSQRELVVVKAATTAGDGEGWLVVDDLVDTGGTAKAIRELYPKAKFITIFAKPMGEPLVDDFEVAIPQDTWIEQPWDMALEFANPICDEE; from the coding sequence ATGCCAAAGAAATTTTACGTGTCCTGGGACAACCTGCAACGTGAAGCCCGCCGTCTGGCCCGTCGCCAGTTGCCTGTCAGCCAATGGAAAGGGATCATCGCGGTCAGCCGCGGCGGCCTGGTACCGGCCGCGCTGATGGCCCGTGAACTTGGCATTCGCAATGTCGAAACCCTCTGCATCTCCAGCTATGACCACAACAGCCAGCGTGAACTGGTGGTGGTGAAGGCCGCGACCACGGCCGGCGATGGCGAAGGCTGGCTGGTGGTGGACGATCTGGTGGACACCGGCGGTACCGCCAAGGCGATCCGCGAGCTCTACCCCAAGGCCAAGTTCATCACGATCTTTGCCAAGCCCATGGGCGAGCCGCTGGTGGACGACTTCGAAGTCGCCATCCCGCAGGATACCTGGATTGAGCAACCCTGGGACATGGCGCTGGAATTCGCCAACCCCATCTGCGACGAAGAGTAA
- a CDS encoding aminoacyl-histidine dipeptidase — translation MAQLSSLSPKLIWQFFEQICSIPHPSKHEAQLSAWIVQWAQGEGLAVKQDAVGNIIIKKPATPGMENRKAVVLQAHIDMVPQANADTQHDFTKDPIDAYIDGEWVTARGTTLGADNGMGMAGCLAVLADKTIKHGPLEVLLTTDEETGMTGAFGLEAGWLEGEILLNTDSEEDGEVYMGCAGGVDANIRFPLEQVAATEGEGFELQVKGLRGGHSGVDIHRGRGNANKLLVRLLKAAEPLGVRLAEISGGTLRNAIPREARATLLVPAASVNELKALVDRYAGIYQSELAATEANLTVLLSSKEKPAKLLSESLQARLLDSLMACPNGVIRMSDAIPGVTETSTNLGVIKTLEGEIYVQCLIRSLIDSGRESVEQMTRSLFNLAGASCEFTGAYPGWAPNVDSPVMALVRNSYQTLFGEMPNVMVIHAGLECGLFKSAYPDWDMVSFGPTIRGAHSPDEKVHIPAVERFWQLLVHVLEQIPAK, via the coding sequence GTGGCACAGCTGAGTTCCCTCTCTCCCAAACTGATTTGGCAATTCTTCGAGCAGATCTGCTCCATCCCCCATCCTTCCAAGCACGAAGCCCAGCTGAGCGCCTGGATTGTCCAGTGGGCACAAGGGGAAGGGCTGGCGGTCAAGCAGGATGCCGTCGGCAACATCATCATCAAGAAACCGGCCACACCGGGGATGGAAAATCGCAAGGCCGTCGTACTGCAGGCCCACATCGACATGGTGCCCCAGGCCAATGCCGACACCCAGCACGACTTCACCAAGGATCCCATCGATGCCTACATCGACGGTGAATGGGTCACCGCCCGCGGCACCACCCTGGGCGCCGACAACGGCATGGGCATGGCCGGCTGCCTGGCCGTGCTGGCGGACAAGACCATCAAGCACGGTCCGCTGGAAGTGCTGCTGACCACGGACGAAGAGACCGGCATGACCGGCGCCTTCGGTCTGGAAGCGGGCTGGCTGGAAGGCGAAATCCTGCTCAACACCGACTCCGAGGAAGATGGCGAGGTCTACATGGGCTGCGCCGGCGGGGTGGATGCCAATATCCGCTTCCCCCTTGAGCAGGTCGCCGCCACTGAAGGCGAAGGCTTCGAGCTGCAGGTGAAGGGGTTGCGCGGCGGTCACTCCGGGGTCGATATCCACCGCGGCCGTGGCAATGCCAACAAGCTGCTGGTACGCCTGCTCAAGGCCGCCGAGCCGCTGGGTGTGCGACTGGCCGAGATCAGCGGCGGCACCCTGCGCAATGCCATCCCCCGCGAGGCCCGTGCCACCCTGCTGGTGCCTGCCGCCAGCGTGAATGAACTCAAGGCCCTGGTGGATCGCTATGCCGGCATCTACCAGAGCGAACTGGCCGCCACCGAGGCGAACCTGACCGTGCTGCTCAGCAGCAAGGAGAAGCCGGCCAAGCTGTTGAGCGAATCCTTGCAGGCCCGCCTGCTGGACTCCCTGATGGCCTGCCCGAACGGCGTCATCCGCATGAGCGATGCCATCCCGGGCGTCACCGAGACCTCTACCAACCTCGGCGTCATCAAGACCCTCGAAGGCGAGATCTATGTACAGTGCCTCATCCGCTCCCTCATCGACTCCGGTCGCGAGAGCGTCGAGCAGATGACCCGCTCCCTGTTCAACCTGGCCGGTGCCAGCTGCGAGTTCACCGGCGCCTACCCGGGCTGGGCCCCGAACGTCGACTCACCGGTGATGGCGCTGGTGCGCAACAGCTACCAGACCCTGTTCGGCGAGATGCCGAACGTCATGGTGATCCACGCAGGTCTGGAGTGCGGCCTGTTCAAGAGTGCCTACCCGGACTGGGACATGGTCTCCTTCGGTCCGACCATCCGTGGTGCCCACTCCCCTGACGAGAAGGTGCACATCCCCGCGGTCGAGCGTTTCTGGCAGCTGCTGGTCCACGTGCTGGAACAGATCCCCGCCAAGTAA
- a CDS encoding ABC transporter ATP-binding protein translates to MSILLSVRDLKQHFKMGGGFLRKHYTVYAVDGISFELKQGETLGLVGESGCGKSTLGRSLLKLFEPTAGQITFEGRDITQLSPKEMRSLRQEMQIVFQDPAESLNGRHTVGQILEEPFIIHGKGTTTQRREWVLELLDKVGLPRSAADRYPHEFSGGQRQRIGIARAIALKPKLLVCDEAVSALDVSVQSQIVNLLLTLQQEMNLAIIFIAHDLSVVKHISDRIAVMYLGRIVELADAQQLYLSPRHPYTQALISAIPVPDPRRRNQRILLTGDVPSPISPPSGCHFHQRCPYATDLCRSASPALTVCDGLAHQVACHFPLAAVEAVPLGKAM, encoded by the coding sequence ATGAGCATCTTGTTGTCGGTCAGGGACTTGAAGCAGCACTTCAAGATGGGTGGCGGTTTTTTGCGCAAACACTACACCGTCTATGCGGTAGATGGCATCAGCTTCGAGTTGAAACAGGGGGAGACCCTGGGACTGGTGGGGGAGTCCGGCTGTGGCAAGTCCACCCTGGGGCGCTCCCTGCTCAAGCTGTTCGAGCCCACCGCGGGGCAGATCACCTTCGAGGGGCGGGACATCACCCAGCTGTCGCCAAAAGAGATGCGTTCCCTGCGTCAGGAGATGCAGATCGTGTTTCAGGATCCTGCAGAATCCCTCAATGGCCGCCATACGGTGGGGCAGATCCTGGAGGAGCCCTTCATTATCCACGGCAAGGGCACGACGACGCAGCGGCGGGAGTGGGTCTTGGAGCTGCTGGACAAGGTCGGCTTGCCGCGCAGTGCGGCGGATCGCTATCCCCACGAGTTTTCCGGCGGCCAGCGCCAGCGTATCGGCATCGCCCGGGCCATCGCCCTCAAACCCAAGCTGCTGGTGTGTGACGAGGCGGTGTCGGCGCTCGATGTATCGGTGCAGTCCCAGATAGTCAATCTGTTGCTCACCCTGCAGCAGGAGATGAACCTCGCCATCATCTTCATCGCCCACGACTTGTCGGTGGTCAAACACATCTCGGACCGGATCGCCGTCATGTATCTGGGGCGGATTGTCGAACTGGCGGATGCCCAGCAGCTTTACCTGAGCCCGCGTCACCCCTATACCCAGGCACTCATCTCGGCTATTCCGGTGCCGGATCCCCGTCGCCGCAATCAGCGGATCCTGCTGACCGGTGACGTGCCATCCCCCATTTCACCGCCGAGCGGCTGCCACTTCCACCAGCGCTGCCCCTATGCCACGGATCTGTGCCGCAGCGCCTCGCCCGCACTGACTGTGTGCGACGGGCTGGCCCATCAGGTGGCCTGCCACTTCCCCCTGGCTGCGGTGGAGGCGGTGCCGCTGGGAAAGGCGATGTGA
- a CDS encoding ABC transporter ATP-binding protein, with the protein MAKREAPILEVRDLEVEFAVDDGKIKVLDGVSFAVAPGQTLGIVGESGCGKSVTSLAIMGLLPKPHGQVVAGSIRFQGEELLSLPPDQMYRVRGNRISMIFQEPMTALNPVQTVGDQLMEVFSLHRPEYSKHDRKAAAIAMLHKVGIPEPERRFGVYPHNLSGGMRQRVMIAMALACEPALLICDEPTTALDVTIQAQILDLMKELQAQTGMAIIFITHDLGVVAELCDEVVVMYAGRAVERADIYELFDRPRHPYTHGLMASIPRLEDVPKSLLKTIKGQVPALHEMPAGCRFSNRCPHATEICVGTNPVAESLGERHTVSCHHWKELSV; encoded by the coding sequence ATGGCCAAGCGAGAGGCCCCCATCCTCGAGGTCCGGGATCTCGAGGTGGAGTTCGCCGTCGATGACGGCAAGATCAAGGTGCTTGACGGGGTGAGCTTCGCCGTGGCGCCGGGGCAGACCCTCGGCATCGTCGGCGAGTCCGGTTGCGGCAAGAGCGTCACGTCGCTCGCCATCATGGGGCTGTTGCCCAAGCCCCATGGTCAGGTCGTCGCGGGCTCCATCCGTTTCCAGGGGGAGGAACTGCTGTCACTGCCGCCGGATCAGATGTACCGGGTGCGGGGCAACCGCATCTCCATGATCTTCCAGGAGCCGATGACGGCCCTGAACCCGGTGCAGACCGTGGGGGATCAGTTGATGGAGGTGTTCAGCCTGCACCGGCCGGAGTACAGCAAGCACGACCGCAAGGCGGCCGCCATCGCCATGCTGCACAAGGTGGGGATCCCGGAGCCGGAGCGGCGCTTCGGGGTCTATCCCCACAACCTCTCCGGCGGCATGCGCCAGCGGGTGATGATCGCCATGGCGCTGGCGTGCGAGCCGGCCCTGCTCATCTGCGACGAGCCGACCACGGCGCTGGATGTGACCATTCAGGCCCAGATCCTGGATCTGATGAAGGAGCTGCAAGCCCAGACCGGCATGGCCATCATCTTCATCACCCACGACCTCGGGGTGGTGGCGGAGCTGTGCGACGAAGTGGTGGTGATGTATGCGGGTCGGGCGGTGGAGCGGGCCGATATCTACGAGCTGTTTGACCGGCCGCGTCATCCCTATACTCATGGTCTGATGGCCTCGATCCCGCGCCTCGAAGATGTGCCAAAGAGCCTGCTCAAGACCATCAAGGGCCAGGTGCCTGCCCTGCACGAGATGCCGGCGGGGTGCCGTTTCTCCAACCGCTGCCCCCACGCCACCGAGATCTGCGTGGGCACCAATCCGGTGGCGGAATCCCTGGGAGAGCGGCACACAGTGTCCTGCCATCACTGGAAGGAGTTGAGCGTATGA